A single genomic interval of Candidatus Polarisedimenticolia bacterium harbors:
- a CDS encoding tyrosine-protein phosphatase, with protein MSAQLFRGGQPTREGIAALAQLGIRTIIDLRDRTGITSAERMQAQTHGIRYHRIPLGKLRSPARETMDRILRILADPESGPVYVHCRRGCDRTGAVIACHRIANEGWTAEEAIAEARRHGMIKSQFLKRFFIRRFHRALASR; from the coding sequence GTGAGCGCACAGCTGTTCCGCGGCGGGCAGCCGACGCGCGAGGGGATCGCCGCGCTCGCGCAGCTCGGGATTCGCACGATCATCGACCTCCGTGATCGAACCGGGATTACCTCGGCCGAGAGGATGCAGGCGCAAACGCACGGAATTCGCTATCACCGCATTCCCCTGGGCAAGCTGCGCTCTCCCGCGCGGGAGACGATGGATCGCATTCTGCGGATCCTCGCGGACCCGGAGAGCGGCCCCGTCTACGTGCATTGCCGGCGCGGCTGCGATCGCACCGGAGCCGTCATCGCCTGCCATCGCATCGCGAACGAGGGCTGGACGGCCGAAGAGGCGATCGCCGAGGCGCGCAGGCACGGCATGATCAAGAGCCAGTTTCTCAAGAGATTCTTCATCCGCCGGTTCCATCGGGCCTTGGCCTCACGATGA
- a CDS encoding threonine/serine dehydratase, producing MSGLDPVPLDSIQAARMRIAGTAVRTPLVRLQVSDSPAEIYLKLENLQPIGSFKLRGAANLILQTDRAQLEPGVWTASAGNMAQGVAWCARNLGLRSTVIVPETAPETKRAAIARLGARIVPVPFAQWMEVFQTRRYAGMEGLFVHAFSDPAVMAGNGTIGLEILEDLPDVETVIVPYGGGGLSCGIASCLRAMKPGIRVLAAEVETAAPLAASWGAGAPVEISFTPSFVDGIGAPRVFPEMFALARRLLEGSVVVSPAEIASAIGLLIERNRVVAEGAGAASVAAALTGRAGQGKIVCVVSGGNIDAAKLSKILHGEVP from the coding sequence ATGTCCGGACTCGACCCGGTCCCCCTCGACTCAATCCAAGCCGCCCGAATGCGGATCGCCGGCACGGCGGTGCGGACGCCGCTCGTGCGCCTCCAGGTCTCCGATTCGCCCGCGGAGATCTACCTCAAGCTGGAGAACCTTCAACCGATCGGCTCGTTCAAGCTGCGTGGGGCGGCCAATCTGATCCTGCAGACCGACCGCGCTCAGCTGGAGCCGGGGGTCTGGACGGCAAGTGCAGGCAATATGGCCCAGGGGGTGGCCTGGTGCGCCCGGAATCTCGGGCTGCGCAGCACGGTCATCGTGCCGGAGACAGCTCCGGAGACGAAGCGGGCGGCGATCGCGCGGCTCGGAGCGCGGATCGTGCCGGTGCCCTTCGCACAGTGGATGGAGGTATTCCAGACCCGGCGCTACGCGGGGATGGAGGGTCTCTTCGTTCATGCGTTCAGCGACCCGGCCGTCATGGCCGGGAACGGGACGATTGGCCTGGAGATTCTGGAGGATCTTCCCGACGTGGAGACGGTCATCGTTCCTTACGGTGGGGGGGGTCTGAGCTGCGGCATCGCTTCGTGCTTGCGAGCGATGAAGCCCGGCATCCGGGTGCTCGCGGCGGAGGTCGAGACGGCGGCCCCGTTGGCCGCTTCCTGGGGAGCCGGTGCTCCGGTGGAAATCTCCTTCACCCCGAGCTTCGTGGATGGCATCGGGGCGCCGCGAGTCTTTCCGGAGATGTTCGCGCTGGCGCGTCGGCTGCTGGAGGGTTCGGTGGTCGTCTCGCCAGCGGAAATCGCCTCCGCCATCGGATTGCTGATCGAGCGCAACCGCGTGGTCGCGGAGGGGGCCGGCGCCGCCTCGGTCGCCGCCGCGCTCACCGGTCGGGCGGGCCAGGGGAAGATTGTCTGCGTGGTCTCCGGGGGAAACATCGACGCTGCCAAGCTCTCCAAGATCCTGCACGGCGAGGTGCCCTGA